In the genome of Rickettsiales bacterium, one region contains:
- the atpH gene encoding ATP synthase F1 subunit delta, whose protein sequence is ELSDFISNQAISKKLVAKTILEVCTNLNISKNIADFISLVVASRRGGLLKEITIQFENLINKSSGKSKAIITSTKKLDEKSLGNITNILSQKLNKNIIAENIVDRSILGGLKIQIGSTLIDDSVSEKLNKLKKVLSN, encoded by the coding sequence GCGAATTATCTGATTTTATCTCTAATCAAGCCATCTCAAAAAAATTAGTGGCAAAAACAATTTTAGAAGTTTGCACAAACTTAAATATTTCAAAAAATATTGCTGATTTTATATCGCTTGTAGTTGCAAGTAGAAGGGGCGGTTTACTTAAGGAAATCACTATTCAGTTTGAAAATTTGATTAATAAATCATCAGGAAAATCTAAGGCTATTATTACAAGCACAAAAAAACTTGATGAAAAATCTTTAGGCAATATTACTAATATTCTCTCGCAAAAATTGAATAAAAATATTATTGCAGAAAATATTGTTGATAGATCTATTTTAGGCGGTTTAAAAATTCAAATCGGCTCAACTTTAATTGATGATTCAGTTAGT